CTGCCAATGAAAACTCTTCCGACGAAATAGGCACTTATAACAGGCAGGGTGACTGGCAGGATGGTAACTATTATGCCCGTATGCATTACCACACCTGGACTACACAGGATGGTTTTACCAGCGGTGCCTGGACAGCTTTTTACCAGGGCATTGTATTAGCGACCAACTCCCTCCAGGATATGGAAAGCATTGCAGATCCAACAAAACTGAATGTCTCCACTACCGAGCTGGCTGATTTCAAAGCAGAGCTCAAAACATTGCGGGCATGGTTTTATCTCCGTGCATTTGATTTCTATCGCAATATTGAAATTATCACTGATGTAAAACATACCACTACCGGTAATAAACAGTCTACTCCACAGGAAACCTTTGCTTACATTGAGTCAGAATTGAAAGCAGCCATTCCGGATCTGCCTAAAAGAGCAGACCTTGGCGATAAAGGTATCGGCCGCTGGACACAGGCCGGGGCAGCAGCATTGCTGGTACGTTTGTACCTGAATGCACAGGCGTATATTGGACAGGATCATTATACTGATTGTGCCACTGTAGCACAGGACATCATTAATGGTAAATATGGTGCCTATGCACTGGATACCCGCTGGGATGCACCCTTTGACTATACCAACAGTACAGTCAATTCTGAAACCATCTACGGTTTTCCATGTAGCCTGGCTCGTACCCACTGGCAGTATGATGGTGGTATGTTTTTCTGGAGTATGACTTACGATGCAGCACCACTATATTGTAAGTTCACCGATTTCGGTGGTGCAAATCCACGTTTTGCACTGCAACCCGGCAGAGATGTAGACAGCGTGGAATATTCACATGCATTGGGTAAACCCTTTGTGAAGTTCCAGCACTACGCTGATGACCTTCGCCTGAAATTGTATAAGAACCTGGGCAACAGTACCCGCGAAGGTATGTTCCTTTATGGTTACCTGCCATACCAACATGAGGTGAATGGTGCAACAGTAACAGATACCGTTCGTGGTAATAAAGGCTCCTATCCTTTGTTTATCCGTGATCAGGTAGGTTGGTTCCTGGATGCAAAACCAGGTACACGAATTTCAGACAAAGAATCAAACATGGGGCATGCAGATCACAACTCCGGTATCTTTATGCTCAAATATCCACTGTATCCTACTCCTGATCCAAATCGTATCACCTCTGCCTATGCAGAAGTACGCCTGTCAGAGATCTACTATTCACTGGCTGAATGCAAATACAGGGCGGGCGATAAAGCAGCTGCTGCAAGCCTGCTGAATGCAGTACGTCAGCGTAACTATCCTGCAGGATCCCCAAGTCTGTACAAAACTGATGGTAGTCAGCTTTCAGATCAGGAAATGCTGGATGAATGGGGCAGGGAATTCCTGGGAGAAAACCGCCGCCGTACTGACCTGGTTCGCTGGGGTGTATTCAATACCGGTACCTGGTGGGATAAACAGCCT
This window of the Chitinophaga sancti genome carries:
- a CDS encoding RagB/SusD family nutrient uptake outer membrane protein; amino-acid sequence: MKNNYIVNAALTTLLIFGSCTKLDEKVYDKVDVNQFLTRRDDVIRDFLRPFEHAYWSIQGNDVYAANENSSDEIGTYNRQGDWQDGNYYARMHYHTWTTQDGFTSGAWTAFYQGIVLATNSLQDMESIADPTKLNVSTTELADFKAELKTLRAWFYLRAFDFYRNIEIITDVKHTTTGNKQSTPQETFAYIESELKAAIPDLPKRADLGDKGIGRWTQAGAAALLVRLYLNAQAYIGQDHYTDCATVAQDIINGKYGAYALDTRWDAPFDYTNSTVNSETIYGFPCSLARTHWQYDGGMFFWSMTYDAAPLYCKFTDFGGANPRFALQPGRDVDSVEYSHALGKPFVKFQHYADDLRLKLYKNLGNSTREGMFLYGYLPYQHEVNGATVTDTVRGNKGSYPLFIRDQVGWFLDAKPGTRISDKESNMGHADHNSGIFMLKYPLYPTPDPNRITSAYAEVRLSEIYYSLAECKYRAGDKAAAASLLNAVRQRNYPAGSPSLYKTDGSQLSDQEMLDEWGREFLGENRRRTDLVRWGVFNTGTWWDKQPDADNHTAIFPIGKDILGANPQLVQNPGYE